Proteins encoded by one window of Ostrinia nubilalis chromosome 23, ilOstNubi1.1, whole genome shotgun sequence:
- the LOC135083178 gene encoding uncharacterized protein LOC135083178 translates to MDIHSEVLFVFLLPLLTEQSLPVMIQESPALKPECDDARYDRVREGNIGQSEAFPWLGLLKVYLRDSNISQTAVTGLVLVTDRHAIVNARDVAHMPEHVFKNASTVMFIPKKGQPWHTKPKRYTIHPEYGVSTYNTIALVELEYDRRAQENNVMEKMIHSLHILKPSVCKYYYQKVTSKEPKSPPTHLKCAMAVSNAADCAWEAGAALVSNSSGKWTLLTRCIIWMLLEKQIGFGIYSESCSAPARFIDIAAYQPWVASVAAPARPALRATDGKNFIGKIFEERYPFDAPEGEGQYTPGPFQVYKIDNAYQLSIVPELPNYWERSKGGCSDFKTLIYRDKVKFVVGFDQKNIAQFRISLYDVMMANYTCIQFQIQNRNLTKNETQMWFNTYDSEEGYSAVEGQKTPVELLKYHSLPQKIDLANEQGNFPYKWKGKWRHLEPKFLEYKQQPGGDRARIERVNILIGFYFEGEATLDVYVYGVPHIRKLKKYTTVKTTTTRSQHSSSTTEDPDLYWRSRDRQEETFPGSEWFRRIPFKFPKKKKDKFDKAKERDAERKAIEMRSEGKDKRKKGNKELKKQRAEVKKPMMESGNIFDFTPIPPSEEFGTFSPEGFARYMHLI, encoded by the exons ATGGACATCCACAGTGAAGTGCTTTTTGTATTCCTATTGCCGTTATTAACTG AGCAGTCTCTGCCAGTTATGATACAGGAGAGCCCTGCCCTCAAGCCAGAGTGCGACGACGCGCGTTACGATCGAGTACGCGAAGGGAACATCGGGCAGAGCGAGGCTTTCCCTTGGCTGGGGTTATTGAAAGTCTATTTAC GAGACAGCAACATAAGCCAGACGGCGGTGACGGGGCTGGTGCTGGTGACAGACCGACACGCCATTGTCAACGCTCGTGACGTGGCCCATATGCCCGAGCACgtatttaa GAATGCAAGCACAGTAATGTTCATACCCAAGAAAGGGCAGCCTTGGCACACCAAGCCCAAGCGCTACACAATCCACCCGGAGTATGGTGTCTCCACATACAACACCATAGCTCTGGTGGAATTGGAGTATGATCGCAGAGCCCAAG aaaataaTGTAATGGAAAAAATGATTCACTCTTTGCACATCTTGAAGCCTTCCGTCTGTAAATACTACTACCAGAAAGTTACG TCCAAAGAGCCGAAGTCTCCGCCGACGCATTTGAAATGCGCGATGGCGGTGAGCAACGCAGCGGATTGCGCGTGGGAGGCGGGTGCAGCGCTGGTCTCCAACTCCTCCGGCAAGTGGACCCTG TTAACACGTTGTATAATTTGGATGTTACTTGAAAAGCAGATCGGATTCGGTATCTACAGTGAGAGTTGCTCGGCGCCCGCCCGCTTCATCGACATCGCCGCGTACCAGCCCTGGGTCGCTTCGGtcgccgcgcccgcccgcccgGCCTTGCGTGCCACCGATGGAAAAAACTTCATAG GTAAGATATTCGAAGAGCGCTATCCTTTCGATGCACCGGAGGGAGAAGGCCAATACACACCTGGCCCGTTCCAGGTTTATAAAATTGACAATGCTTATCAGTTATCAATAG TCCCCGAATTGCCGAATTACTGGGAGAGAAGTAAAGGAGGCTGCAGCGATTTCAAAACACTCATATATCGAGACAAGGTGAAGTTTGTTGTCGGGTTCGATCAAAAGAACATAGCTCAATtcagg atttcccTTTATGACGTGATGATGGCTAATTACACATGTATACAGTTCCAG ATCCAAAACAGGAACTTAACTAAAAATGAGACCCAAATGTGGTTCAATACGTACGACAGTGAAGAAGGTTACTCAGCGGTAGAGGGCCAGAAGACACCGGTGGAATTACTCAAATACCATTCTCTCCCTCAAAAAATCGACCTAGCCAATGAACAAGgcaatttcccatacaaatgGAAAGGAAAATGGAGACACTTGGAGCCGAAATTTTTAGAATACAAACAACAACCTGGTGGTGATAGAGCTCGTATAGAGCGCGTCAATATCCTCATAG GATTTTACTTCGAAGGAGAAGCGACCTTGGATGTATATGTATACGGAGTTCCGCATATTCGGAAACTAAAGAAATACACCACAGTTAAAACAACCACCACTCGTTCACAACACAGTTCGTCGACGACTGAGGACCCGGACCTCTATTGGAGGAGCAGGGATCGGCAAGAGGAAACCTTCCCTGGCTCCGAATGGTTCCGCAGAATCCCGTTTAAGtttccaaaaaagaaaaaagataaGTTCGATAAAGCGAAGGAAAGGGACGCAGAGAGGAAAGCAATTGAAATGAGGAGTGAAGGAAAAGACAAAAGAAAAAAGGGAAATAAAGAACTGAAGAAACAACGGGCTGAAGTGAAAAAGCCAATGATGGAAAGTGGGAATATCTTTGATTTTACTCCCATCCCTCCCTCCGAGGAGTTTGGAACGTTTAGTCCAGAAGGTTTCGCTAGGTACATGCATTTAATTTAA
- the LOC135083179 gene encoding uncharacterized protein LOC135083179, translating into MSAYLPWVESATDLELIADYPDFRRRSAFRTGFGNNETEGRPCAGLTRSKPHSKVHSTSAQERLSVGGMVTDSEACHRTWCDDHDHSGKSVATKKKKIGFGIRGPRLAAPARFADMSASLPWVESATDLELIADYPDYRRRSAFRTGFGNNETEEIPTTTPTTTTPSSVLFREWYPGINSESGKFQIYSLTPGQEAWYEMPRHLQEAGFNPGDCSGRRILVYREQMRLVDPNGTPGRAEYKVTLYDEHIQNYTCISVKLENVLSRSPVLIWFRHHMDLLEGTGFKGGMGIDTPEEILKRIPLPKKYELTTEAPPLNGTATPIYKPGKHLEAIFVKDKVNRSGILNINLIIGFTFTGETKMNLRVYGYPIPRFRKPATTTTTTRMTHRPRRRNKRKDRFERAREREAERRQIRVMTGRNHIGYLQYL; encoded by the exons ATGTCGGCGTACCTGCCCTGGGTGGAGTCGGCCACCGACCTCGAGCTCATCGCCGACTACCCCGACTTCCGACGCAGGTCCGCCTTCAGGACTGGCTTCGGGAACAATGAGACTGAAG GTCGCCcatgcgctggactgaccaggtcaaaaccgcactcaaaggtccactccacgagtgcacaagaaaggctgaGTGTGGGAGGAATGGTGACGGATAgtgaggcttgccaccggacctggtgtgacgaccacgaccactctggcaagagtgtagcgacgaagaagaagaagatcggCTTCGGCATCCGCGGGCCGAGGCTCGCGGCTCCGGCGCGATTTGCCGACATGTCGGCGTCCCTGCCCTGGGTGGAGTCGGCCACCGACCTCGAGCTCATCGCCGACTACCCCGACTACCGACGCAGGTCCGCCTTCAGGACTGGCTTCGGGAACAATGAGACTGAAG AAATCCCAACCACTACTCCCACGACAACGACACCGTCATCAGTGCTGTTCCGGGAGTGGTACCCCGGCATCAATAGCGAATCAGGAAAGTTCCAAATCTACAGTCTTACCCCGGGCCAGGAAGCTTGGTATGAAA TGCCTAGACACTTGCAAGAAGCCGGCTTCAACCCGGGCGACTGCTCCGGTCGCAGGATCCTGGTCTACCGCGAGCAGATGAGGCTGGTGGACCCCAACGGCACCCCGGGCAGGGCTGAATACAAG GTCACGCTGTACGACGAGCATATTCAAAACTACACGTGTATAAGTGTCAAG CTGGAAAACGTTCTATCCCGGTCACCAGTTCTTATTTGGTTCCGCCACCACATGGACCTATTAGAGGGAACCGGCTTCAAAGGCGGCATGGGCATAGACACTCCCGAGGAAATCCTCAAACGCATCCCCCTTCCCAAGAAATATGAGCTCACGACTGAAGCACCACCACTCAATGGGACTGCTACACCCATCTACAAACCGGGGAAGCATTTGGAGGCAATATTTGTGAAGGACAAAGTTAACCGCTCTGGCATCTTGAACATCAACCTGATCATAG GGTTCACCTTTACGGGAGAAACAAAAATGAATTTGAGGGTATACGGGTACCCCATTCCTCGGTTCCGGAAGCCAGCCACCACCACTACCACCACCCGAATGACCCATAGGCCTCGCAGAAGGAATAAGCGGAAGGACCGTTTCGAGAGGGCCAGGGAGAGAGAAGCGGAGAGGAGGCAAATACGCGTCATGACCGGGAGGAATCATATTGGATATTTGCAATACCTGTGA